A region of the Argopecten irradians isolate NY chromosome 16, Ai_NY, whole genome shotgun sequence genome:
AAAAGCTCGAAAGGTGCTAATTCAAATCTGACAAGAAAAGTACTCTGTGAAACGCAAGTGTACGTCTCAAAATATTAATTCAattacatcttcgaagaaagtttggagAAAATGATTTGGAAACATCAGTGGGAAAAAGAAAAGCACGAATCACCATCTCTCCAGTCCCTTCATTaacaacaattaaaatatattttcttcaaaatctgAAATAGCGTGACGGACATATCGCCAAATAATTTACGCCCCTAAACCAATTCATACCATCAAAAATCAATCATTCAAAAAAGTTCAAAACAATTATCAACAAGCAGAAataggaaaagagacgtcttaatttttaAAGTCCTTCCAATAGTGAAATTTACAATAGGCCTTTTCGAGTATACCAGAATTGCACTGAGTCCCTTGAGAAGATCAAGCGACTCGGCCAGCCTGAGGACCAGAAGACACATTcccatatatgtattttaaaacaataataccaGACTCCTTCACTAAAATGCTCTTTCTAACTATATTTTAAATCAAAGATATACTCTCCTTCTGTTCGCAGAAATACCAGGAGTTCTGGAAGGAATAATACAATATAGACCCCCTTCTTACCGAACGCCCGCCGAAGATGCTACGGATGCTCAATCAACTCTATTCAGAACCCATGTTCATTTGACGAGTTTGTATTGTGCTAAACTCGTAAGAACTCGTAATGActaaataccagattagtttggtttCTTGGAATCAAAACAATAGTTTTAAGTCGCTTTGCAAACAGGGGGGGTCGGCTTAAGAAACGCCAAGTGGGAACGGTAGAGTCACCACACTTAGTTTTTatgactagaaacatttatacgaggaAGGCAAATTTGCAAGTAGATTCATAATTGTCGGACCGCTAAGTTACTGGTTGACCTTGAAAAGGAATACGGACAAAACGTGGCCAATATGGAATCCAATGAACGATCTCCCTCTGCTATGAGAGAGTATACGTAGGTATTCTGCCAAaagttttttatcaatattgtataTCAGACGGAGGTCATTTCAAAAGTTCGAACCGGTTTCAAACTTATACCGAAACAGCACAACACAAGGACGCACTGGGCTATGGTGTGACGTCCCCTCAGGGTGGCGTATCCTTGCTTCCGTTCACAATAAATTTTTGTGACTCAAAAAAtaaacagcataaccaaatgtcatTGGGCCAATCTACGACGGAAGGATCTCTATTTTGTTGCGTATGATTTTCTTGCATCAGTTTTACATGTGATCAAGAAAACAATGCACACTTATAGAACGAAACCATACAACACATGATTATATTAAAgtgcaaattacaaaattaggTCCTCGCACGAAAATAGGTCTTTCAgcatacattaatttttttagaTCTCAAGATCAAAAAACTGTCTGAATTGGCACTTCATGTCAAAAAACGAAAATCAACACAATTAATGCCGGACCACAACGACACATATAGGACATTAAAAATTCAATGTAGTTTGAAACCAAACTAAATTTCCTGGGACAAATATTGCATTCgcaaactgtcctttgttccacatatcaaacatctgaaggatacaGTGCTCGAAGGCTaggctgaacattctacgagttcatTCCCAATTCATGATCTGGGTACAGACCGATGATGAATTGCTTCTTACAGTATCTATCCGGGCAACCTTATCTAGATCAAAAACTTGACTACGGGAGCTCAAACTTGTCTATGGATCGAGCCTCGCAGCTACCATATCTAACAGATGCATGACCCTATATAGCAGAATCAGGGACATGACGTCTGGACAcattggagcttttcgaacaacactcGCCGAGAGAGTCACCATTGCTGGATAGCTAATTGAGCCATCGTCTAGACGATCGACCGGAAGAAATCTTATCCTGGTACATGTAATGCCTGCACAAACTGAAATCCAACCACAAAAAATCCTGCATTTTTAACCTTGTTATTTCATATCTCAACCAACACCAAGAAAGTATTTACACACAACCTCTCAAAGCTCCTATACACAACTATTTGGCATCTAGAATTTCAAAGATTTATGCTGGAACTTAAATATAAGCTTCGacccattgacgagtacaccgaatcggatgtaccaccatggctcattcaaacacctgagaTCAATATATCCTCTACATGATAGGGCCAAATCCAgatgcattacccgaagaacacaaatcctcctttcgggagtgcattagggctttccctgaccatgttcagatctacactgacggatcaaaagatggtgataaagttgcggcagcatgctgtacatctaatcactgctcctctatccgactcccggatattgcctctattttctctgcggaagcatgtgctatcggtctggcgcttgaccatatcgaagaacaccgcattgaaaaggcaatcatctgttcagactctctttcggttcttcaggctttgaaatcaagatgccctagaaatactctaatccaaaatcttttaatccgaacatttcgattatcttctaaaactcaaattacttatctctggattcccagtcatgtgggtataaaggggaatgaacaggctgatgaagcagctaagactgctcttcgcctagcacaaacagatttgaaactaccatacaccgacatcaaaccttcaattcagtcagccatcaaacaccattggcaacaaaggtggtctaccgaaacaaacaataaactgtttaaaattcaacctacacttaatcctaaactgtccagtcggagagaccgcagagaggaagttgtactctctcggctccgaactggacacacatattttacacattcctatctattgagaggggaggatcctcctacatgccatgcatgtgattctcctctcacagtggagcatattttattgcattgtattgatttgaCAGTTATTGAAAGATAACAATAACGATTTTGTGTTTAACGTTGTTTTAATAGCCAAATAGTATCTAGTCAAAGTTCAATTAATGGACATTTAAAATGACATTAGTCATTacagtacatttgtacattgaGACTTATAAagcaatattttgttaaatatttaaaaaaaaaaaggagatgtcatgtatatgtacatcCGTTATAATCCGACATCGGATCCGGCATTTAGTGCTACCCAATTATATGTGattattggccaatcagaattCAGAGTTTAATAAACCTCGTAGTTTCTCCCACACAACATGTGTTTGTGGTTGTCTAACATAACATAACGTCCTCTCCGTATTTGTCCTTGGCTTCGAGTGCTGTCCTGCGGAGACCATAAGTAGCTACAGCCGGAGACGGCGAATTCCCAAAAACGTGGACGTTCATTTGATACTCGATGAGTGGTTTTTCAAAGTCATTGTTTTCATGCCACAAGAATCTAAGATACCTTCTGCGGTCATGTTGGACGAGAAAGCAGTAAAACATTTGTTCAATGTCCACCATTATAGCTACTCTCTCTTTACGAAACCTCAACAGCACTCCTAGGAGGCTGTTCATCAAGTCTGGTCCGGACATCAGAACACTGTTCAGCGAGACTCCATTGACACTGGAGGATGAGTCGAAGACTCCACGTATACGGTCCTTTTTCTGGGGGTGGTACACCCCGAACAAGGGAAGATACCAGCGTTCCACAGCTGGATCCAGTGGCAGAGCAGGTTCAGCATGACCGGCATCGATAAGGGTTTGCATGAAAATGAGGAAATGACCCTTTTTAACTGGGTCCCGTCGAAGATTAATGTCAAGGCTTTTTGCTCTGTCTAATGCCTGCTTCCTGTTGTTTGGTAAACGTGGCCTATCTTCTTTCAGAGGTAGTGGGGCAATCCATTTACCACTATTATCTTTTTTCATTTCGGTATCCATTATGGACAGGAAACGAccgacatgccaggtttgttgtcATGGACTGTACGACGGAAGATATCAGACACTTGAAACTTGTTGTCGCACAGATCTAAGATAGACGCATGGCCCTCACTAGGATGTAGGGTCGGAATTTCCTGCCTATTGTTAGGAATTGCGTCACACTCTATCAAGTGTGGAAGTTCGAGCGTAGTTGTGCCGTCTAATGATTCGATCACAAATCCAGAAGACCGTCTCCCGCTGGTTTCTACGTTACCACTACACATTGAGAGTAGATATTCGTCGGAAGACGAGTTCGGATCAAAGGTGTTGAAAACTTCTGCACGACTGAGGGACTTATTACTTTGTTCGTCCAAGATAGCGTAGACACGAATGGAGCCACCGATGTTTGACTTGTGACGGAGATTTACCAAAACTAGTTTGGCGCAGGATTTTCCCTGAAAACCATGACCGCAGATTTCCGTGCAAATAGAGTTGACTTTAATCTTCTCCCCGTCGTTAGCTTTATCATTTTTGTCTGTGTTCTCCCCATCGTTAGGCTTGTTTTCTGCTGCAGGTTTATAGAAGTGCATAGCCGTACAGTGGCGGTTGCTGTTGGAAGTTTTGCAATGTAGAGTCACTTTGCACAGATTCCGCATGTGTTTTCCATCACATCACCGAAAACAGTGACCGTTACGATTAAGTAATTCTCTGCGTTCATCGACAGTTTTTCCTAGAAAGACCTTACAGTCATTTAAAGAGTGTCCTGACATCGCACCTTTTCGGTGTTTTCCTTTTCATCTATCACAACTGAGGTTTTGTTTGCTGATACGTGATTGCGGCCTCCtctgtgtgttgtttgtgaAGCATCCGTGCTACGATCAATATCAAACCCTGAATCGTTTAAGGTTTCGGCTGTGTCTTGGATGAAAGTACAGAAGAACATGAACGGGGGGAAAACCACGCTGTTgttacgtttataagcggttgCTCATTCGCGCCATTTGTTCTGAATTCCTGTGGGAAGTTTCGATATGACTGGGTTTACTCCGACCGATGTGTCAAAGAAGCTTAGTACCATGCTATACTTCGGATCATGTTTAACCGCTAGTATTTCATTCAGTATGTCAACAAGCTCGAAGAGTTTTGCTTTGTTCTTGTATGTGAAGTTATTCAGTTTGTGTTTTAGAGCGTTTCTATCCGTTCCGGACTACCGTAAAAACTATCCAAGTCTTTCCCACGCTTGGTTCAATCCACGAGCCGCACCATTAGCGAAAGACGACTTAATGCTCATAGCTTGTTTTGATGAGATAGGGCCCAGCCACTTGACTAGCATGTCTAACTCTTCTGCCGGGGACGGGTCTATTTCGTTCATCACATCTTTGAAAGAATTTCTCCACGACATGTAAAACTCTGGTTGATCGGTAAATTTCAGCAGTCGGTTTGTAATCAAGTCGCATTTCAATAAATACTTAGAAATATCCAGTGCCGCGACTCCAGAATCTTTtcccctgtatgtgtcctgaggtgcaCTCATtcccctgtatgtgtcctgaggtgcaTTGGTAGGGGGCACAGATGTGTATGTGTTCTGAGGTACTATCGTAGTGGGCACAAACGTGTAAGTATTCTGGGTTGCACTCATtcccctgtatgtgtcctgaggtgcaTTGGTAGGGGGCACAGACGTGAGTGTGTTCTGAGGTGCACTCGTAGTGGGCACAAACGTGTATGTATTCTGGGGTGCACTAGTTCGCCTGTATGTGCCCTGAGGTGCACTTGTTTGACGACTACAAATAAAGCCGGAAACCGGAGCAGAACCTAATATTCCGGAAATATTTTTTCCGTGTCAGAACAATATGTTTACTGCTATGCGCAATGCCATTTGTGTTTAGTTATTATCACATCATGCAAACATAACTCGACCCTCCGCAACGCCTACCTTCTGTAATTGGTGCTGTGTTTTGACTATTCCTGCATGTACACAAGTTGAAGGAACTAACTCTGTGATGGTATTTATTTGTCGCCATGTTGCTAGTGTCAgcattttgtaaaaaatatttgaaacagTAAGTGTTGACATGTCCTAACTTCTTTCACTGCCGAAAACCCAAAAGGTCTTCAGATATGGGACATAAATTTTGCAGGCAGTTCTTTCATTATCACTCTGATGAAAGCACTTCTGCCATGTTTTAATGATAACCATACTGACAATTGCCTAATCTGTGAAATTGTGGAGTGTACTGTGATGTAGGAAAAAACAGAGAACCAAACCATGTGATATTAATACACCATGATATATTGTCCCACGGTTTATCGTTGCTGCACTAACTGTAACTGTTGGGAGTAAACCTGCAATGTACACAACTTGTTCTTGTTCAACGATGCCTGATTGATGATACATTTGAacgtttgtatttatttttacaggTAACTGTTAATGCAAAGGCCCTTAAAACAGTTGAAGAggtagaacatgttaacctttaTGGCCGTGGGACAGAAAAGAAGGAAGTGTGCATTGcagacaaaacaaaatgtatagaACTGGCTCTTTGGGCAGAGCACATAAACTGTGTGGAAAATGATCAATTCTACAGATTTGAAAATGTCCAGACACGAATATTCCAAAATGAAGCTAACAATAACACCAAAAACCAAAAGTTTGCCAATACCTGCATTCAGTAGTGTGTATGATGTTCCAGAAGATGAGAAGGAAGCATCCGATAAAGTGTCATGTGTCGCCACCGTCAAACACTGCACTGTGAAAATCAACAACAAGTGGTGCAGTTTCTGCAATAAACCTATACCCCACAATGCAGTTGGAAACGTTCTAACAAAATGTGGGAACtgcaatatgaataaaaaaacatcTGATTTGTTCACTTCATGTGTAGAACAGATGAATCTTGAGGAAGTGTGGGGGGGGGGACCTCCACCGTGTATGCATCTTTGAAGACACTGTGAAAAACTTTCTCCACTCAGTTGACAAATTATCCCTGATGGAATCGTCGTCTGATCTTGAGGAATATCTTCTGCTTATGCCCCCTACAGAATTTAAACTCTGTAAAGATATTGTGGCCTCATTTGAACCTTTTCAAGCCGACCATATTTAAATGCCAGAGCATGCCTTGTTCACATCTTTGTCTCGTACTATtaagcaatctgattaaaacacagatccttataaccacatccgttcaatagaggatctgacaatatcccataaggggtcatgtccagatgacctttataccacgtgtacttcagagcaaatgtAGTTTCTACACCTAACAACGTCAATTGAAAATGTCTTTTCGAccaagtatacatatataattaagcttttgttgtgcacttcgggcgagatggctacacacacgaaaataatttggacagctttatcaaactatttcgtccccagtcacgGTTCTGGCAGTGCCAAATTTGATTGgcccatttcaaaaggtcatcttgacgtgacccctaatgggatgttctcagatcctcttatcaaacgtagtgataataaggatctgtattttaatcagattgattatTAAGAAGACACTCTCCTTTTTATACATTTCATGGtttaatgtacatattttatagATTTCATTATCGTTTTGTTTCAGTCCACAACTATCAAAATCTGCCTTTAATTACTGCCAATCATATGAATCTTGAATCGGTTTCATCACACTATACTTGAAACCTTATTGtagtgaatatatatatcaacaactTGTATAATGGTTAACAATTTTCATACGTTGAtcaacatttttgtttaaagtgCCAGTcttaagtttttttattttatgtttattttgtatttgatttcaTAGATGTTCTAAGTCTTCCAAGTGTGAAAAACCTGAAATGCCAAATTATCTCAGTTGCAATAATAATATCATCTTCAGGAATATACCTGATTTGCTGATGTCCCTGGGTAAGATTCAACTTAGTAAGAATCTGGTTGACTTGTTAAACGTCTTCAACCAGAAGACAGCTTTAATGATCTTCAAAGTGACCTTTATatgcacatgtatgtatacCACACTATCACTCAGTGATGGCCTGATAGGCTTATGAGTTTTTGACCTTTTAGTATAATTCTTGTCAGCTAGTATAGATTTATcattaataattttaatgtGTAGTTtgctattttattattttgtgtatgATTTGGGAACAATAGATAATTGTTTGAGTTCAAACAACTTCAGTTTGTGCAATTACTGAACTTTCAATAACAACATGCCAGCTGTCATATCGTAAGAGTTGTTTCACATTTAAGGTTCATTATAAATTCCAAAAAATTACTCTATTAATTAGTACATGTCCCCTTCCTCAATAAGTGACTCAATAATCTCTGCTTAGGTATTGAAAGTTACCCTAATCATTGTTACAGTATTTGTGTTTTAGCAGCCATATTTAAATTACCCTATCatctttttgttttgtcaaCTTGTTTTTCTTCACAGTGATCCGTCTTTTTTCAACAAATACCTTTCAAATTATACACAGTGATCCGTCTTTTTTCAACAAAtacctttaaaataaatatataaaattacaggATTTCTTGATGgacaatattttgttaatgcatttgattaaaaataaagagTTGATGCTCATGAATGCAACACATTTTTGTTTGATCTTTCTTTGCAATACCTGTGTGTATCTTAATTATAACCCCCGCAACAAAGTGGGGGGTTGGTTGGTTACTGGAAATCAGTCTGTCCGTCCGTGCGTCTGTAGACACAATTTTGTACCACCTACTCCTTCCACGTTTATGCATGATTTCAATGTAAATTTGTAGATTTCTTATATACAACATAACCTTGTACCTcccaaaaaattacatttaagaCATAAAGACGATATCTAATGAACAAATATTACGAGGTTAGCCCatttatttacagagttattgcccttttattaaaatttgtttcTAGAACATAACATTTAAGAATTTTAGATGGGATgttgaaattttgtatgtatattCGAGACACAAAAACGATGTACGAAGAAAAAATATGGTTGGGCCCTTTATTTAGAGTTATTGCCTCTTTAAAAAT
Encoded here:
- the LOC138310125 gene encoding uncharacterized protein, producing MDTEMKKDNSGKWIAPLPLKEDRPRLPNNRKQALDRAKSLDINLRRDPVKKGHFLIFMQTLIDAGHAEPALPLDPAVERWYLPLFGVYHPQKKDRIRGVFDSSSSVNGVSLNSVLMSGPDLMNSLLGVLLRFRKERVAIMVDIEQMFYCFLVQHDRRRYLRFLWHENNDFEKPLIEYQMNVHVFGNSPSPAVATYGLRRTALEAKDKYGEDVMLC